One Fundulus heteroclitus isolate FHET01 chromosome 1, MU-UCD_Fhet_4.1, whole genome shotgun sequence genomic window carries:
- the LOC118566783 gene encoding serine/threonine-protein kinase SBK1-like isoform X1: MRQMIELGLGDGSLIDELMELTAQSIGQLEIQEHFNIVKEIGRGKYGKVLLVTHRFRGTPMALKVMPKASTKLQGFLREYCISLHLSCHPCIVGLFGIAFQSKEHYCFAQELVIGRDLFAVIKPKVGIPESSVKRCVLQISSALEFIHSHGLVHRDVKPENILLLDTHCRQVKLADFGLAQKRGTLIRFITGTLPYMAPELCAVALLDNQKEVTGPPLSVEPSLDTWAFAVVIFCILTGYFPWDRCMDSDSFYQEFADWCTMKKKAYVEEDIPPLWRRFTPEAMEMFSKLLAPDASQRGVVGDVRAYVEKDWLKKDHGNQLL; encoded by the exons atgag GCAAATGATTGAGCTGGGCCTCGGTGATGGGAGCCTCATCGACGAGCTGATGGAGCTGACGGCACAGAGCATCGGCCAGCTGGAGATCCAGGAACACTTCAACATCGTCAAGGAGATCGGCCGGGGGAAATATGGCAAAGTGTTGCTGGTCACGCATCGTTTTAGGG GGACTCCAATGGCCTTAAAGGTGATGCCTAAAGCCTCGACTAAGCTGCAGGGCTTTCTGCGAGAGTATTGCATCTCCTTACACCTGTCCTGCCACCCCTGCATCGTGGGCCTCTTTGGCATTGCCTTCCAGTCTAAAGAGCACTACTGCTTTGCCCAGGAGCTTGTCATTGGGAGGGATCTTTTTGCAGTCATCAAACCAAAA GTGGGTATCCCAGAATCCTCTGTAAAACGCTGTGTCCTCCAGATCTCCAGCGCTTTGGAGTTCATCCACAGCCATGGCCTGGTCCACCGGGATGTAAAGCCTGAAAACATCCTCCTGCTGGACACCCACTGTCGCCAGGTCAAGCTGGCCGACTTTGGCCTCGCACAGAAGAGAGGAACCCTAATACGCTTCATCACAGGAACCTTGCCATACATGGCCCCAGAACTCTGCGCCGTGGCTCTGCTGGACAACCAGAAAGAAGTGACAGGGCCTCCTCTGAGCGTTGAGCCAAGCCTGGACACCTGGGCCTTCGCTGTGGTTATCTTCTGCATCCTCACAGGATACTTCCCCTGGGACCGCTGCATGGACTCAGACAGCTTCTACCAGGAGTTTGCAGACTGGTGCACAATGAAGAAGAAAGCTTATGTCGAGGAGGACATTCCTCCTTTGTGGAGGAGGTTCACCCCAGAAGCCATGGAGATGTTCAGTAAACTTCTGGCTCCAGATGCATCACAAAGAGGTGTAGTAGGAGACGTGAGAGCATATGTAGAAAAGGACTGGCTGAAGAAAGATCATGGAAACCAGCTGCTCTAG
- the LOC118566783 gene encoding serine/threonine-protein kinase SBK1-like isoform X2, with amino-acid sequence MIELGLGDGSLIDELMELTAQSIGQLEIQEHFNIVKEIGRGKYGKVLLVTHRFRGTPMALKVMPKASTKLQGFLREYCISLHLSCHPCIVGLFGIAFQSKEHYCFAQELVIGRDLFAVIKPKVGIPESSVKRCVLQISSALEFIHSHGLVHRDVKPENILLLDTHCRQVKLADFGLAQKRGTLIRFITGTLPYMAPELCAVALLDNQKEVTGPPLSVEPSLDTWAFAVVIFCILTGYFPWDRCMDSDSFYQEFADWCTMKKKAYVEEDIPPLWRRFTPEAMEMFSKLLAPDASQRGVVGDVRAYVEKDWLKKDHGNQLL; translated from the exons ATGATTGAGCTGGGCCTCGGTGATGGGAGCCTCATCGACGAGCTGATGGAGCTGACGGCACAGAGCATCGGCCAGCTGGAGATCCAGGAACACTTCAACATCGTCAAGGAGATCGGCCGGGGGAAATATGGCAAAGTGTTGCTGGTCACGCATCGTTTTAGGG GGACTCCAATGGCCTTAAAGGTGATGCCTAAAGCCTCGACTAAGCTGCAGGGCTTTCTGCGAGAGTATTGCATCTCCTTACACCTGTCCTGCCACCCCTGCATCGTGGGCCTCTTTGGCATTGCCTTCCAGTCTAAAGAGCACTACTGCTTTGCCCAGGAGCTTGTCATTGGGAGGGATCTTTTTGCAGTCATCAAACCAAAA GTGGGTATCCCAGAATCCTCTGTAAAACGCTGTGTCCTCCAGATCTCCAGCGCTTTGGAGTTCATCCACAGCCATGGCCTGGTCCACCGGGATGTAAAGCCTGAAAACATCCTCCTGCTGGACACCCACTGTCGCCAGGTCAAGCTGGCCGACTTTGGCCTCGCACAGAAGAGAGGAACCCTAATACGCTTCATCACAGGAACCTTGCCATACATGGCCCCAGAACTCTGCGCCGTGGCTCTGCTGGACAACCAGAAAGAAGTGACAGGGCCTCCTCTGAGCGTTGAGCCAAGCCTGGACACCTGGGCCTTCGCTGTGGTTATCTTCTGCATCCTCACAGGATACTTCCCCTGGGACCGCTGCATGGACTCAGACAGCTTCTACCAGGAGTTTGCAGACTGGTGCACAATGAAGAAGAAAGCTTATGTCGAGGAGGACATTCCTCCTTTGTGGAGGAGGTTCACCCCAGAAGCCATGGAGATGTTCAGTAAACTTCTGGCTCCAGATGCATCACAAAGAGGTGTAGTAGGAGACGTGAGAGCATATGTAGAAAAGGACTGGCTGAAGAAAGATCATGGAAACCAGCTGCTCTAG